A genomic segment from Nitrospira sp. encodes:
- a CDS encoding NAD-dependent malic enzyme: protein MRVPTFKVTVRVALDDRPGVFAQVAAALAAEGANLGAVDMVTADGAQIVRDITFEVQNETQRSRATKRLQSLPNVRLLPAPESVFEVHEGGKIGIQNKVPVTSHSVLSFVYTPGVGRVAAAIAQDPAQVYTYTIKRNAVAVVTDGSAVLGLGNLGPEAALPVMEGKVMLFKELAGIDAWPICLKTQNVDEIVRAVEHIAPGFGGINLEDISAPRCFEIERRLRLSLDIPVMHDDQHGTAVVILAGLLNAVRVTQKKLEDIRVVVNGLGAAGVTCCQMLLKAGVRHIIGCGRQGIILAAPPQQLFAHRENLTALIDRENPKGSRQDALHGADVFVGLSSANLLTPEDLALMASDRIVFAMANPDPEITPELAVGRCRVFATGRSDYPNQINNALAFPGMFRGALDVRATEINDAMKMAAAHAIARIIPADALSADYIIPSVFDRQVVPQVAQAVAQAARDTGVARKQ, encoded by the coding sequence ATGCGCGTGCCGACATTCAAAGTAACCGTTCGGGTAGCTCTCGACGACCGACCGGGCGTCTTTGCCCAGGTAGCGGCGGCACTGGCCGCTGAAGGTGCCAATCTTGGCGCAGTGGACATGGTCACGGCCGATGGAGCCCAAATTGTTCGTGACATCACCTTTGAAGTGCAGAACGAAACGCAGCGCAGTCGTGCCACAAAGCGGTTGCAGTCCCTGCCGAACGTTCGGCTCCTGCCGGCGCCAGAGAGCGTTTTCGAGGTTCACGAGGGCGGGAAAATCGGCATTCAAAACAAGGTGCCGGTCACTTCGCACAGCGTGCTGTCGTTTGTCTACACGCCGGGCGTGGGGCGTGTCGCTGCCGCAATTGCGCAGGATCCTGCCCAAGTTTACACGTACACGATCAAGCGCAATGCCGTGGCTGTGGTGACGGACGGCTCCGCCGTGCTGGGGCTGGGCAATCTGGGGCCGGAGGCGGCGCTGCCGGTCATGGAAGGCAAGGTTATGCTGTTCAAGGAGCTGGCCGGCATCGATGCCTGGCCGATCTGCCTGAAGACGCAGAATGTGGATGAGATCGTGCGGGCCGTGGAACATATCGCGCCGGGATTTGGGGGCATCAATCTCGAGGACATCAGTGCGCCACGCTGCTTCGAGATTGAACGGCGCTTGAGACTCTCGCTGGATATTCCGGTCATGCATGACGACCAGCACGGCACCGCGGTCGTGATTCTGGCCGGGCTGCTCAACGCCGTGCGGGTGACACAGAAGAAACTGGAGGACATTCGCGTCGTGGTGAACGGACTGGGCGCGGCGGGTGTTACGTGCTGCCAGATGCTGCTGAAGGCCGGCGTGCGGCACATCATCGGCTGCGGGCGGCAGGGGATCATCCTAGCGGCGCCGCCCCAACAATTGTTCGCCCACCGCGAAAACCTGACGGCGCTGATCGATCGCGAGAACCCCAAGGGCTCCCGGCAGGATGCCCTACACGGCGCCGATGTGTTTGTTGGATTGTCGAGCGCAAATCTGCTCACGCCGGAGGATTTGGCGCTGATGGCATCGGACCGCATCGTGTTCGCAATGGCCAATCCGGACCCAGAGATCACGCCGGAGTTAGCGGTGGGGCGCTGCCGGGTCTTTGCCACTGGCCGGTCGGATTACCCCAACCAGATCAATAATGCGCTGGCCTTTCCGGGCATGTTCCGCGGCGCCCTGGATGTGCGCGCAACGGAGATCAACGATGCGATGAAGATGGCGGCCGCCCACGCGATCGCCAGGATTATTCCGGCGGACGCGCTCAGCGCGGACTATATTATCCCGAGTGTGTTTGATCGGCAGGTCGTGCCGCAGGTGGCCCAGGCCGTGGCCCAAGCCGCGAGGGACACAGGCGTTGCGCGGAAACAATAA